The Cannabis sativa cultivar Pink pepper isolate KNU-18-1 chromosome 8, ASM2916894v1, whole genome shotgun sequence genomic interval CCCTAAGGGAGACATGCTAGGAGGGATGTCCAAAACCTCAATGGCTATGGGAGACATTTAAAGTCCCTGGCAAAGCATTTGTTACACTATGAAATAGTGTAAGGGTTTATTAGTAATTTGTAAAGGGTGTGAATTACTGTAAATATGTAATTGTATAGCTATTATGGGATATGGATTGAGTAAATAGAACTTTGGTTCaattgagaatttagcactgaCTTGAAGAGCATTTCAGAGATTTGTCCTGTCTCGAAGAGAACTATTATCTAACAGCATCTCTCATATTTTTTCATTTGCACACAGGAGAAGTACACAACAACAAGAGATCTCCCACTACAAGCAGAGGAGGCTCGCGGAAGGGTGCGAAAATCACAtctaaaattaatcttaataTTTGAGGGATGTAAGGTTAAACTTATTTCTTCATATGATTAGAatcacatgtttttttttttttggagatttACTGGAATTTCATGTGTTTCAGGagaaaaaattatgtaaattttaGATTTAGGCACATTGAACCTTGGGGAATTGTtctaaaaaaacaaagaaaaccaAAATAGAAAGGAACGAATGCGTATAAAATTTTAACATGATGGGATGACTatatattcttattattattgcCTCGGATAGTACATAATATATGAGGAGAGGAGTAACTATATagttataataaattagctatataTAGTCCCATCACGTAGGGTAATGGTGCACCTAACGATTGAGTATGAAGTTGATCTTTCATAGTATATAGTCTCCATAACAGCAAAGCCTCTATTGAATCTGAAATAGCCTGTCCCTGAAACCACAGACACTTCTCTATACCTCTCATTTTGACGGCTAACACCTTGAAGCTCCAAAGTGCTACCATCGTATTCCCTATTGGTGAACACTATTGACAGTAACACACTCACACTAGACCCATCTAAAGCCGATGTTACAAGCACTCCTTGTGCTCGACCAACCTCGTTTGAGTTTCTACTTGGGGTTTCCGTGATTGGATCATCAACAGCAAAAATGGTGCCGAACGAGTTGAATGACCACTCCTTGCCCTTGATGCCAATCACTGGAACAACCGTAGCATTGGCATTGCTCGACCCATAATCTTGCAAGAAGAATACTAAGCTGGTTtggttttgattttgtttttgtttttgagtCTCACATTTgcataatgttattattattagcaAATACGTGAACATTATTATTAGTTTAGAATTAGTAGGTGGGCTTGAAAATGCACCCGGTGGCGCCATTGCATTAAGATATAATTATAAGTAAGGATGATGAGGTTATTGTTTTGGGAGTGGCTCTATTTATTTGAGATTAGTGGGGACGGTTAAGTTGGTAAATTATAAAgtggtattttttattaattaattgccAATAAACGTTATATCATGAGGTTGGGCTTCTCTCGTGAAACCATATGAAAATTGCAAGTTAATTAGTCCAAATGGACCGGATATGAAAAGCTGACGATGAACGTGACATGGAGACCAGGGGTCACGGCATCAAGCAAGGAAAGGATTATACATTAAAATTGTTATTGTGAAATTGGTCAGTCAATGTGACTAGATTTTTGCGTTATTTTATAGGCATGCAGGAATGCTGTGAATGAtttttagttttgttaaaaaatggggtacgatttttttttattattaattaaaagttatttcttttttaaatatataaatagaatTATCATTTTTTGGAAACAATTATTTctcctttatttttttcttccattttttcccttcttctctctttttatttatcttcctcttttcatattttttttttattttattttattcttctaTATTTTCCGTACATTTTTTTctcttacatttttttttgttagaaagTAGATTTAAAATACATATGGATCTTAAATTTATGTCAAGTATCAAGATTACTCTATGAATTAATAAGATGAAAAACATACCTAATTCCATAATATTAGATATAATATAAAATGAGATGATGGGTATATAGGTATATGGTCTTGCACAAACTATTCTTCATCCCTATGGGTTCTCACTTAGGAATTGAAGAGAATAGTGTTGAGATTAGCCTTGAG includes:
- the LOC115700250 gene encoding dirigent protein 2-like; its protein translation is MAPPGAFSSPPTNSKLIIMFTYLLIIITLCKCETQKQKQNQNQTSLVFFLQDYGSSNANATVVPVIGIKGKEWSFNSFGTIFAVDDPITETPSRNSNEVGRAQGVLVTSALDGSSVSVLLSIVFTNREYDGSTLELQGVSRQNERYREVSVVSGTGYFRFNRGFAVMETIYYERSTSYSIVRCTITLRDGTIYS